A stretch of Paenibacillus mucilaginosus 3016 DNA encodes these proteins:
- a CDS encoding S24/S26 family peptidase, with amino-acid sequence MRRADPAVLSMLGRLTAAGREIELPSRGDSMFPLIREGSRCTFSPVRPCDLRPGDIVLFRGAGGELIGHRYYGRNEAGLLLFRGDANVRFDAPVPDEALLGRLTAIRRGGSLYRPDEGLCRLWGRWVMSLRWIPTLMRRMLRTKEALRRRVTPG; translated from the coding sequence GTGCGGCGGGCTGATCCGGCCGTCCTCTCGATGCTCGGGCGCCTGACCGCGGCCGGCCGGGAGATCGAGCTGCCCTCGCGGGGGGACAGCATGTTCCCGCTGATCCGCGAAGGCAGCCGCTGCACGTTCAGCCCGGTTCGGCCCTGCGATCTCCGCCCCGGGGATATCGTGCTGTTCCGCGGGGCCGGCGGCGAGCTCATCGGCCACCGGTATTACGGCCGCAATGAGGCCGGTCTGCTGCTCTTCCGCGGCGATGCCAACGTCCGCTTCGACGCTCCGGTACCGGACGAAGCCCTGCTGGGGCGTCTGACGGCGATCCGGCGCGGGGGCTCGCTCTACCGTCCCGACGAGGGCTTATGCCGTCTGTGGGGCCGGTGGGTGATGAGCCTGCGCTGGATTCCCACGCTGATGCGGCGGATGCTCCGAACCAAAGAGGCTCTGCGCCGCCGGGTGACGCCCGGCTGA
- a CDS encoding PH domain-containing protein encodes MGLFDGLMGNASEVPAAEAHKEFGTLLTREERVEKAYKLIRDIFVFTNKRLILVDKQGVTGRKIEYLSVPYRSITRFSIETAGTFDLDAELKIWVSGTAEPVRKQFNKSLNIYALQAILAEYVLK; translated from the coding sequence ATGGGGCTGTTCGACGGGCTGATGGGCAATGCATCCGAGGTGCCGGCAGCGGAAGCGCATAAGGAATTCGGAACGCTGCTGACACGGGAGGAACGGGTGGAGAAGGCCTACAAACTGATCCGGGACATCTTTGTCTTCACGAACAAACGGCTGATTCTCGTGGATAAGCAGGGTGTGACCGGTCGGAAGATCGAGTACCTGTCGGTGCCCTACCGGAGCATCACGCGGTTCAGCATTGAGACGGCCGGCACGTTCGACCTGGATGCGGAGCTGAAAATTTGGGTGTCGGGCACGGCGGAGCCGGTGCGCAAGCAGTTTAACAAGAGCCTCAATATCTATGCGCTGCAGGCCATTCTGGCCGAATATGTGCTCAAATGA
- a CDS encoding GNAT family N-acetyltransferase: MTSPSLHITPVQPGDMPFLWDMLYAMIHIPENKPPKEVLLADPGIRSCLDGWGRPGDSGWIARTADGQPAGTAWYRLYTAEKPGYGFVDERTPELSVAVLPGLEGQGIGTQLLSHLIAEAAAAGYPALSLSVDPSNAALRLYERLGFVRTGESGTSWTLLLKLQE, from the coding sequence ATGACCTCTCCATCACTGCACATCACTCCCGTTCAACCGGGTGACATGCCCTTCTTGTGGGATATGCTCTACGCTATGATTCATATTCCGGAGAATAAGCCTCCGAAGGAAGTGCTGCTCGCCGACCCCGGCATCCGCAGTTGCCTGGACGGCTGGGGCCGCCCGGGAGACAGCGGATGGATCGCGCGCACCGCAGACGGCCAGCCGGCCGGCACCGCGTGGTACCGGCTCTATACCGCAGAGAAGCCCGGCTACGGTTTCGTCGATGAGAGGACGCCGGAGCTCAGTGTCGCAGTCCTTCCCGGCCTTGAAGGCCAGGGGATCGGCACGCAGCTGCTGAGCCACCTGATCGCCGAGGCGGCTGCCGCCGGTTATCCCGCGCTCTCCCTCAGCGTGGATCCGTCGAATGCAGCGCTGCGCTTGTATGAACGGCTCGGCTTCGTTCGCACGGGCGAGTCCGGCACTTCGTGGACCCTGCTGCTCAAGCTGCAGGAGTAG
- a CDS encoding ABC transporter ATP-binding protein yields the protein MTAAKAGAVASRITSDVEGAQRLISGGALQLVVDALIVVFAGIMVLYLHWKLALLCLAILPLYYLTFRKFNGRIRGAWREVHARMEKLSGDAVERLSGVRIVQAFGREEAERQRFEAQSGDHTEEARKAFFLSNVFGRMNQAYSEAGKWLIWFAGALFVLQGELTIGGLVAFQAYLGQLYGPIYRFSELNVTIQTALAHIERIFEVLDTEPEIRSKPDALPVTSCHGDIRFENVAFGYRSGEEDELHEVLHDITFHARPGQVVALVGPSGAGKSTLVQLLPRFYDPLRGRILIDGTDLRDYRLDEIRGQMAVVLQDNTLFSGTVYENIAYGRPEASMEEIRAAAAAANAHGFISEWEAGYDTLVGERGLRLSGGQKQRIAIARALLKDPRILILDEATSALDAESEALVTGALEELMRGRTTIIIAHRLATVVRADQILVMDRGGIVDRGTHQELLQRSGLYRELYEKQLQAMKAEAFSGLPEASPA from the coding sequence ATGACAGCCGCCAAGGCCGGGGCGGTCGCTTCCCGGATCACCTCGGATGTCGAAGGGGCCCAGCGTCTCATCAGCGGAGGCGCGCTGCAGCTCGTCGTCGATGCGCTCATCGTCGTCTTCGCCGGCATCATGGTCCTGTACCTGCATTGGAAGCTGGCGCTGCTCTGCCTCGCCATCCTCCCCCTGTATTACCTGACCTTCCGCAAATTCAACGGCCGGATCCGCGGCGCCTGGCGGGAGGTGCACGCCCGGATGGAGAAGCTCTCCGGGGATGCCGTGGAGCGCCTCTCCGGTGTTCGGATCGTGCAGGCCTTCGGCCGGGAGGAGGCCGAACGGCAGCGGTTCGAAGCCCAGTCCGGCGACCACACCGAGGAAGCGCGGAAGGCGTTCTTCCTTTCGAACGTGTTCGGCCGCATGAATCAGGCCTACAGCGAGGCCGGCAAGTGGCTTATCTGGTTCGCCGGCGCGCTGTTCGTCCTGCAGGGTGAGCTCACGATCGGGGGCCTGGTCGCCTTCCAGGCCTACCTCGGTCAGCTCTATGGACCGATCTACCGGTTCTCCGAGCTCAATGTGACGATCCAGACGGCACTCGCCCACATCGAGCGGATCTTCGAGGTGCTCGATACCGAGCCCGAGATCCGCTCTAAGCCCGACGCCCTGCCGGTGACCTCCTGTCATGGGGACATCCGTTTCGAGAACGTGGCCTTCGGGTACCGCAGCGGCGAGGAGGACGAGCTGCACGAAGTGCTGCACGACATCACCTTCCACGCACGGCCGGGCCAAGTCGTAGCCCTGGTCGGCCCCAGCGGGGCGGGCAAGTCGACGCTGGTCCAGCTGCTGCCCCGCTTCTACGATCCGCTGCGCGGGCGCATCCTGATCGACGGTACCGATCTCCGCGATTACCGGCTCGACGAGATCCGGGGGCAGATGGCCGTCGTGCTGCAGGACAACACCCTGTTCTCCGGAACGGTGTACGAGAACATCGCCTACGGCCGGCCGGAGGCCTCCATGGAGGAGATCCGGGCCGCCGCTGCGGCCGCCAATGCCCACGGCTTCATCTCCGAATGGGAAGCCGGCTACGACACCCTTGTCGGCGAACGGGGCCTGCGCCTCTCCGGCGGTCAGAAGCAGCGGATCGCCATTGCCCGGGCCCTGCTCAAGGATCCGCGGATCCTGATCCTCGACGAAGCAACCTCCGCCCTGGACGCCGAATCGGAGGCCCTGGTCACCGGTGCGCTCGAAGAACTGATGCGCGGCCGCACGACGATCATCATTGCCCACCGGCTCGCCACGGTCGTACGGGCCGACCAGATTCTCGTCATGGACCGCGGCGGCATCGTAGACCGCGGCACGCATCAGGAGCTGCTCCAGCGCTCCGGCTTGTACCGCGAGCTCTACGAGAAGCAGCTGCAGGCCATGAAGGCGGAGGCCTTCAGCGGGCTGCCGGAGGCCTCTCCCGCCTGA
- a CDS encoding PqqD family protein: MSSLLQSTYKCAPHLEGMEMDGEFLIMDSSSLRVTKLNPMGGRIWTLIGEGLPLETVVERIEAEYDAGGADVRGDVERFVEGLLGAGLIERAAG; encoded by the coding sequence ATGAGCAGCCTGCTGCAGAGTACGTATAAATGTGCCCCTCACCTCGAGGGAATGGAGATGGACGGCGAGTTCCTGATTATGGACAGCTCCTCGCTCCGCGTGACGAAGCTGAACCCGATGGGCGGCCGGATCTGGACCCTGATCGGGGAAGGGCTGCCGCTCGAGACGGTGGTGGAACGCATCGAAGCGGAATACGATGCCGGCGGAGCCGACGTGCGCGGTGATGTCGAGCGCTTCGTGGAAGGCCTGCTCGGTGCGGGGCTGATCGAACGTGCGGCGGGCTGA
- a CDS encoding TVP38/TMEM64 family protein has translation MSWNETLSRMNWHQVEHWLKQYEALGPLPGIVAPMVESYIPVLPLVAILVANVNAYGLTEGFLLSWIGVVLGSISVFAIVRRFSGRVRGWIERKHPRSQRLIHWLETHGFTPIFVLACFPFTPSSLVNIVSGLSRVPFHTFAVATTLGKGVMIFLVSFAGHDIRSLLSQPWKIALVLGVFALMWLMGRKLESKYFK, from the coding sequence ATGAGTTGGAACGAAACGTTATCCCGCATGAACTGGCATCAGGTGGAACACTGGCTGAAGCAGTACGAAGCCCTCGGACCCCTGCCCGGTATCGTGGCTCCTATGGTGGAGTCTTACATTCCGGTGCTGCCGCTGGTGGCCATCCTGGTCGCGAACGTCAACGCTTATGGTCTCACCGAAGGCTTTTTGCTCTCTTGGATCGGCGTCGTGCTTGGCTCGATCAGCGTGTTTGCAATCGTTAGAAGGTTCAGCGGGCGGGTCCGCGGCTGGATCGAACGGAAGCACCCGCGTTCCCAGCGGCTGATTCACTGGCTGGAGACGCACGGATTCACCCCGATCTTCGTACTGGCCTGCTTCCCTTTCACCCCCTCCTCCTTGGTGAATATCGTCTCGGGGCTCTCCCGGGTTCCTTTTCACACGTTTGCCGTCGCTACGACGCTCGGCAAGGGCGTGATGATCTTCCTGGTGTCCTTCGCGGGCCACGATATCCGCAGTCTGCTCAGCCAGCCGTGGAAAATTGCTCTGGTGCTCGGCGTCTTCGCCCTCATGTGGCTGATGGGCCGCAAGCTGGAGTCCAAGTATTTCAAGTGA
- a CDS encoding general stress protein: MSAKKLVGVFRSEQEAIAAIEGLKRQGYSSNDISVIARDKEDVSAVSESTGTKAPEGAATGAATGGALGGIAGLLAGIGALAIPGVGPIIAAGPIAAALTGAAVGAGAGGIVGGLIGMGIPEDEANTYNSYVNEGNILVLVDSRPDLDNEVYNTFRSNNSLNANMYDTDYSTTTTTTQRLR, translated from the coding sequence ATGAGTGCAAAGAAACTGGTAGGCGTATTTCGTTCCGAGCAGGAGGCAATTGCAGCGATTGAGGGGTTGAAGCGCCAAGGGTACAGCTCGAATGACATTTCGGTCATCGCCAGAGATAAAGAAGATGTCAGCGCGGTATCCGAATCGACGGGGACCAAGGCGCCTGAAGGTGCGGCGACAGGTGCGGCGACGGGCGGTGCGCTCGGCGGGATCGCCGGCCTGCTGGCGGGCATCGGCGCGCTGGCCATTCCGGGTGTAGGTCCGATCATTGCGGCAGGCCCGATCGCAGCTGCGCTGACGGGTGCGGCTGTAGGCGCCGGTGCCGGCGGGATCGTAGGCGGCCTGATCGGAATGGGGATTCCGGAAGACGAGGCCAACACGTACAACAGCTATGTGAATGAGGGGAACATCCTCGTGCTGGTGGATTCCCGTCCGGATCTGGATAACGAAGTGTACAACACCTTCCGTTCCAACAATTCGCTGAACGCGAATATGTACGATACGGACTATAGCACGACGACGACCACAACCCAGCGTCTGCGCTAG
- a CDS encoding nucleotidyltransferase family protein yields MITEFLRSLYTDGLHWPAEEAAQQALLEDAAFFSLSAYIYHELKRSGKWSLLPASSQAALKDKADRVLYHSLLIRRELNGLLARFEEAGIRVIALKGVRLAERFFGHAAARQTSDIDLLVPPGDMDRAVALANAAGFLEKDELEIHHISYYKSLGGRKLGVELHHSIGFETTAEIDISRLWDRSEPAEGCTFVRELPLQETFYTLCLHGLKDKLTYKHIIDMAHLLVYHGESLRWEELWHTASREGTRARLMTALSIVYRLYPDLARKYPLPGRAPAVFWSDRLVRDYMLKRQNAGYYAYLLLFPLLYMDTNRQRAAHLRHVFFPPRSATPVQHAAYQGTGRFQGMLHLYKYRVSSLLKRRSP; encoded by the coding sequence ATGATAACCGAGTTTCTTCGTTCTTTATATACGGATGGTCTCCACTGGCCGGCAGAGGAAGCCGCGCAGCAGGCGCTGCTGGAGGATGCCGCCTTTTTTTCCTTGTCCGCCTACATCTATCATGAGCTGAAGCGCAGCGGGAAGTGGTCCCTGCTGCCGGCTTCCTCCCAGGCGGCGCTGAAGGACAAGGCCGACCGGGTCTTGTACCACAGCCTGCTGATCCGCAGGGAGCTGAACGGGCTGCTGGCCCGCTTCGAGGAAGCCGGCATCCGCGTGATCGCGCTGAAGGGCGTCCGGCTCGCCGAGCGGTTCTTCGGCCATGCCGCCGCCCGGCAGACGAGCGACATTGACCTCCTTGTACCTCCCGGGGATATGGACCGGGCGGTTGCCCTGGCGAATGCCGCGGGCTTCCTGGAGAAGGATGAGCTGGAGATTCACCATATTTCCTACTATAAAAGTCTTGGAGGCCGGAAGCTGGGAGTGGAGCTGCATCACAGCATCGGCTTCGAAACCACGGCCGAGATCGATATCTCCCGCTTATGGGATCGCTCCGAACCGGCCGAAGGCTGTACCTTCGTACGGGAGCTTCCCCTGCAGGAGACCTTCTACACCCTCTGCCTTCACGGCCTCAAGGACAAATTAACCTATAAGCATATTATCGATATGGCTCACCTGCTGGTGTACCACGGAGAGAGTCTCCGCTGGGAGGAGCTGTGGCATACGGCTTCCCGCGAAGGGACACGGGCACGGCTGATGACCGCGCTGTCCATCGTGTACCGTCTCTATCCGGATCTGGCCAGGAAGTATCCGCTGCCCGGCCGGGCGCCTGCGGTATTCTGGAGCGACCGCCTGGTGCGGGATTACATGCTCAAGCGGCAGAATGCAGGCTACTATGCCTATCTGCTGCTCTTCCCGCTGCTGTATATGGATACGAACCGGCAGCGGGCGGCTCACCTGCGCCATGTCTTCTTTCCACCCCGTTCCGCCACCCCCGTACAGCATGCGGCCTACCAGGGAACCGGGCGGTTCCAAGGGATGCTGCACCTGTACAAATACCGTGTGAGCTCCCTGCTCAAACGGCGAAGCCCATAA
- a CDS encoding M4 family metallopeptidase, translating to MKRKLTSAVLIASLSTTVISAASAASPNAEVQYSKEYNTPEFISGRWQAPQGLGKAEKVWNYLDSQKSLFAVNGDPKENFEILEEIADPEKGTYHVRLAQKYKGLKVFGAQQTVHLEDNGGNASYLGQFVPDLDKKAKLKQKPQLSAQQAVEKAKQDAGEAVGPLTKFEIPPQAELQIYVQGEDASLAYILELNFLEPKPGRWQYVIDAVSGKILAKWNKLDEVSAAGTGVNGDTKAFQSTASSTGYTLVDGARKINTYTAGNRTSLPGSIVRDTDNYWTDGAAVDAHAHAAATYDYYKNVHGRSSYDNAGAAIDSTVHYSYRYNNAFWNGYQMVYGDGDGVTFKALSGSLDVVAHELTHAVTEYSAGLIYQNESGALNESISDIFGAMLDSGDWLLGEDVYTPGTSGDALRSLSNPAAYGDPDHYSKRYTGTADNGGVHTNSGINNKAAYLLAQGGTHYGVSVQGIGREKTGKIYYRALTVYLTPSSNFRNMRQAAIQAATDLYGSTSAEAASVKAAYTAVGIN from the coding sequence GTGAAAAGAAAGCTTACTTCTGCTGTACTAATTGCTTCATTATCGACCACTGTAATTTCCGCAGCCTCGGCTGCCTCCCCGAATGCAGAGGTCCAATATTCGAAAGAGTACAACACTCCCGAGTTCATCTCCGGCCGCTGGCAGGCACCTCAAGGCCTCGGCAAAGCTGAGAAAGTGTGGAATTATCTGGACTCTCAAAAATCGCTGTTTGCCGTGAACGGGGATCCGAAAGAGAATTTTGAAATCCTCGAAGAAATTGCCGATCCGGAGAAAGGTACATATCATGTAAGATTGGCACAAAAATATAAAGGGTTGAAAGTCTTCGGTGCGCAGCAGACGGTTCACCTGGAGGATAATGGAGGCAATGCTTCGTACCTGGGGCAGTTCGTCCCGGATCTCGACAAGAAGGCGAAGCTGAAGCAGAAGCCGCAGCTCTCGGCCCAGCAGGCTGTAGAGAAAGCCAAGCAGGATGCGGGCGAAGCGGTCGGTCCGCTGACCAAGTTCGAAATTCCGCCGCAGGCCGAGCTGCAAATCTATGTGCAGGGGGAGGACGCTTCGCTGGCGTATATCCTGGAGCTGAACTTCCTGGAGCCGAAGCCGGGCCGCTGGCAGTATGTGATCGATGCGGTCAGCGGCAAGATTCTAGCGAAGTGGAACAAGCTTGACGAAGTATCGGCTGCGGGTACGGGTGTCAACGGGGACACGAAGGCGTTCCAATCCACAGCGTCATCGACCGGGTATACGCTGGTGGACGGTGCGCGCAAGATCAACACGTATACGGCGGGCAACCGTACGAGCCTTCCGGGTTCGATCGTGCGCGACACGGACAACTACTGGACGGACGGTGCAGCCGTTGATGCCCATGCTCATGCCGCAGCCACTTACGATTATTACAAGAATGTACACGGCCGCAGCTCTTACGACAATGCAGGAGCCGCCATCGATTCGACGGTTCATTACTCCTACAGGTATAATAATGCTTTTTGGAACGGCTACCAGATGGTATACGGTGACGGCGACGGGGTTACTTTCAAGGCGCTCTCCGGCAGCCTGGATGTAGTGGCTCATGAGCTCACCCACGCTGTGACCGAATACTCGGCAGGTCTGATCTATCAGAATGAGTCGGGGGCACTGAATGAGTCGATCTCCGATATCTTCGGGGCCATGCTCGACAGCGGAGACTGGCTGCTCGGCGAGGATGTCTATACACCGGGTACTTCCGGTGACGCGCTACGGTCGCTCTCCAACCCGGCCGCATACGGAGATCCCGATCATTACAGCAAGCGTTACACCGGTACAGCGGACAACGGCGGAGTGCACACCAACAGCGGCATCAACAACAAAGCCGCTTACCTGCTGGCCCAGGGCGGAACGCATTACGGCGTAAGCGTGCAGGGCATCGGACGGGAGAAGACCGGCAAGATCTACTATCGTGCCCTTACCGTATACCTGACGCCTTCTTCCAACTTCCGGAATATGAGACAAGCGGCCATTCAAGCCGCAACCGATCTGTATGGTTCCACCTCTGCAGAGGCGGCATCGGTCAAAGCGGCATATACAGCCGTGGGAATCAATTAA
- a CDS encoding PAS domain S-box protein, which translates to MAVDAPRQDGGGGAARGGWGVLLMLFGVRISGSVLGGSALIDHRMIALMMAAHVGGLPSTLTAGAVMIGGRLVLQGSCDTVFLTSAAGIAAAALGTGWIAEHIVSYWKGWAAKLVLVSVVKILVLNIIFGTQAWRILPMYIGMLAAAVLFVASFLRHMNSLEQERRLNAFISELIGKFNASDSTSDIYEITLRELSKLFASETGGVILVGEHHCKGAYLIRNGIFAANGLTYPLSGLGAMKRIREGRIALYSDWRQRRPRGEIDEALYRQGVLSSLHIPLIYKGRTVAIINLGSGHGGHFTDKEVRTAEKLIPVLSLMLALKDAEGMFHSITQSGHDGIVLADSESNIVLWSKGAENLFGYSQEEAVGSPLHIIIPEPYREAHRRGMERHLRTGEGRVIGRAVELEGLRRDGTVFPIELSLNSWQTGGVAYYSSIIRDITQRKRSEEEILLLKQELADTLHHQEGLVLKFKKVEARFVYTMAEGMLLSRLGLEREDIVGSSPETLVSTAQLSLFLQKYEQAWQGERLQFEFKIGGGTFLASLNPVASRGEVVEVVAVISDISQRAAVEEELQESEERYRRLIEMLPDGILVYAENRIVLVNHKAVELLGGRQREQLIGRNVLDLVPAYAHEAAREQIRRIYEERTAVPPREKTYLRLDGRELEVEASSAWIAYKGKGAVMTVFRDNTERKRVREQLVEANERLRKLSALDGLTGIANRRSFDEAYEREWRTAAESSLPLSVLLLDIDSFKAYNDTYGHQSGDACLKQVAHTLESLAEPRGYLAARYGGEEFVCLLPGAGPDEARRFGALICGTVRDLGIPHVKSQAQPVVTVSVGTASAIANPLSAGRELIEQGDRALYEAKLNGRNQVVSAGG; encoded by the coding sequence ATGGCCGTGGACGCTCCGCGGCAAGATGGCGGCGGGGGCGCTGCACGGGGGGGCTGGGGCGTCCTTCTCATGCTCTTCGGCGTCAGGATCAGCGGAAGTGTGCTGGGCGGCAGCGCCCTCATTGATCATCGAATGATCGCCTTGATGATGGCCGCCCATGTCGGGGGCCTTCCCTCTACGCTTACGGCCGGCGCCGTTATGATCGGAGGCCGCCTTGTGCTGCAGGGAAGCTGCGACACGGTCTTTTTGACGTCTGCGGCGGGGATTGCGGCAGCGGCCCTCGGAACGGGATGGATTGCCGAGCATATCGTCTCTTACTGGAAGGGCTGGGCCGCCAAGCTGGTGCTGGTCTCGGTTGTGAAGATCCTTGTTCTGAACATCATATTCGGGACGCAGGCATGGCGGATTCTGCCGATGTATATCGGTATGCTCGCTGCTGCCGTACTGTTTGTCGCCTCGTTCTTACGTCATATGAACTCGCTTGAGCAGGAGCGGCGGCTCAATGCCTTTATCTCGGAGCTCATCGGCAAGTTCAATGCTTCGGACAGTACGTCGGACATCTACGAAATTACGCTCCGGGAGCTGTCGAAGCTCTTTGCCAGTGAAACCGGGGGGGTCATTCTGGTGGGGGAGCACCACTGCAAGGGGGCGTATTTGATCCGCAACGGGATTTTTGCCGCGAACGGCCTCACCTATCCTCTCTCCGGACTCGGCGCCATGAAGCGCATCCGGGAAGGCAGGATTGCCTTGTACTCCGATTGGCGGCAGCGTCGCCCCCGCGGGGAGATCGATGAAGCGCTCTACCGGCAGGGCGTTCTCTCTTCCCTGCATATCCCCCTGATCTATAAGGGACGCACGGTGGCGATTATCAACTTGGGATCGGGGCACGGAGGGCATTTTACGGATAAGGAAGTCCGTACGGCGGAGAAGCTGATTCCCGTGCTCAGCCTGATGCTGGCGCTCAAGGATGCCGAGGGCATGTTCCACTCGATCACGCAGTCCGGGCATGACGGCATCGTGCTTGCAGACAGCGAATCGAACATTGTTCTGTGGAGCAAGGGGGCGGAGAACCTGTTCGGCTATTCGCAGGAGGAGGCGGTCGGAAGTCCGCTCCACATCATCATTCCGGAGCCTTACCGCGAAGCGCACCGCCGGGGAATGGAGCGGCATCTTCGTACGGGGGAGGGCCGGGTGATCGGCCGGGCCGTAGAACTCGAAGGGCTCCGCAGGGACGGAACGGTATTCCCGATCGAGCTCTCGCTGAATTCATGGCAGACCGGCGGGGTGGCGTATTACTCCTCGATCATCCGCGACATTACGCAGCGCAAACGGAGCGAGGAGGAGATTCTGCTCCTGAAGCAGGAGTTGGCCGATACGCTCCATCACCAGGAAGGCCTGGTGCTCAAGTTCAAGAAGGTGGAAGCCCGTTTCGTCTATACTATGGCGGAAGGGATGCTGCTCAGCCGGCTCGGACTGGAGCGGGAGGACATTGTGGGCAGCTCCCCGGAGACTTTGGTCTCCACCGCCCAGCTCAGCCTCTTCCTGCAGAAGTATGAGCAGGCTTGGCAGGGGGAACGCCTCCAGTTCGAGTTCAAGATAGGGGGCGGTACATTCCTGGCCTCGCTGAACCCGGTTGCCAGCAGAGGAGAGGTTGTGGAGGTGGTCGCCGTCATCAGCGACATCTCACAGAGAGCTGCGGTGGAGGAGGAGCTGCAGGAGAGTGAGGAGCGGTACCGGAGGCTGATCGAGATGCTGCCGGACGGAATTCTCGTCTACGCCGAGAACCGGATCGTGCTCGTCAATCACAAGGCCGTGGAGCTGCTAGGCGGCAGGCAGAGGGAGCAGCTCATCGGACGGAACGTGCTCGATCTCGTGCCAGCCTATGCCCATGAGGCCGCCCGTGAGCAGATCCGGCGCATCTATGAGGAGCGGACGGCGGTTCCCCCCAGGGAGAAAACGTATCTGCGGCTCGATGGCCGGGAGCTGGAGGTGGAGGCCTCCTCCGCCTGGATTGCTTATAAGGGCAAGGGCGCAGTGATGACGGTCTTCCGGGACAATACGGAACGCAAGCGGGTCCGCGAGCAGCTGGTCGAAGCCAACGAGCGGCTCAGAAAGCTCTCTGCCCTCGACGGCCTCACCGGCATTGCGAACCGGCGCTCGTTCGACGAGGCATACGAGAGGGAATGGCGGACCGCGGCCGAGAGTTCACTGCCTCTGTCCGTGCTTCTGCTCGATATCGACTCGTTCAAAGCGTATAACGATACGTACGGCCACCAGAGCGGGGATGCCTGCCTCAAGCAGGTCGCGCATACGCTGGAGTCGCTGGCCGAGCCGCGCGGTTATCTTGCCGCCCGCTATGGGGGCGAGGAATTCGTCTGCCTGCTGCCGGGCGCGGGGCCGGACGAAGCCCGGCGCTTCGGAGCCCTGATCTGCGGGACGGTGCGGGATCTCGGCATTCCGCATGTGAAGTCGCAGGCGCAGCCGGTCGTTACGGTCAGCGTCGGCACTGCGTCAGCGATTGCCAACCCCCTGTCTGCGGGCAGAGAGCTGATCGAACAGGGCGACCGCGCCCTGTATGAAGCGAAGCTGAACGGACGCAACCAGGTGGTCTCTGCCGGGGGGTAA
- a CDS encoding uracil-DNA glycosylase encodes MPEEEAPEEAKGCECCSLARQRKRVIWGEGNPQAPLFILLDNPGARETREGEAFLCGTRETLQEGLAAAGVGREEFYISYLLKCRPVRAYDKEAARNACRPHLELQLGEKKPQLLLALGNVAVQGWFGDPEAEVKALRGRWHTVQGIPTACGYHPLAVRRRPVLRRLLAEDLEMVAARLEEWRKGAGRRQQE; translated from the coding sequence GTGCCGGAAGAGGAAGCGCCCGAAGAGGCAAAGGGATGCGAGTGCTGTTCCCTGGCACGGCAACGTAAGCGAGTCATCTGGGGCGAGGGCAATCCGCAGGCCCCACTCTTCATTCTGCTCGATAATCCGGGCGCCAGGGAGACGCGGGAAGGGGAGGCGTTCCTCTGCGGCACACGGGAGACGCTCCAGGAGGGGCTCGCAGCCGCAGGGGTCGGGCGCGAAGAGTTCTATATCAGCTACCTGCTGAAGTGCCGTCCCGTGCGGGCCTATGACAAGGAGGCGGCCCGCAATGCCTGCCGGCCGCACCTGGAGCTGCAGCTTGGGGAGAAGAAGCCGCAGCTGCTCCTGGCTCTGGGCAATGTGGCCGTGCAGGGGTGGTTCGGCGATCCGGAAGCCGAAGTGAAAGCGCTGCGGGGCCGGTGGCATACGGTGCAGGGCATTCCTACGGCGTGCGGCTACCATCCGCTTGCGGTCCGACGAAGGCCGGTGCTTCGGCGGCTGCTCGCCGAAGACCTGGAGATGGTCGCCGCCCGGCTGGAGGAATGGCGCAAGGGTGCAGGGCGACGGCAGCAAGAATGA